In Rattus rattus isolate New Zealand chromosome 3, Rrattus_CSIRO_v1, whole genome shotgun sequence, one genomic interval encodes:
- the Rps23 gene encoding 40S ribosomal protein S23 — translation MGKCRGLRTARKLRSHRRDQKWHDKQYKKAHLGTALKANPFGGASHAKGIVLEKVGVEAKQPNSAIRKCVRVQLIKNGKKITAFVPNDGCLNFIEENDEVLVAGFGRKGHAVGDIPGVRFKVVKVANVSLLALYKGKKERPRS, via the exons ATGG GTAAGTGTCGTGGTCTCCGTACTGCCCGGAAGCTCCGCAGTCACCGACGGGACCAGAAGTGGCATGATAAACAGTACAAGAAAGCCCACTTGGGCACAGCCCTGAAGGCCAATCCGTTTGGGGGTGCCTCTCATGCAAAGGGAATTGTGCTGGAAAAAGT AGGGGTTGAAGCCAAACAGCCAAATTCTGCCATCCGGAAGTGTGTCAGGGTGCAGCTCATTAAGAACGGCAAGAAGATCACAGCGTTCGTGCCCAATGACGGTTGCTTGAACTTCATTGAG gaaaATGATGAAGTTCTGGTTGCTGGATTTGGTCGCAAAGGCCATGCCGTGGGTGATATTCCTGGAGTCCGCTTTAAGGTGGTTAAAGTAGCCAATGTTTCTCTTTTGGCTCTGTacaaaggcaagaaggaaagaccAAGATCATAA